Proteins encoded in a region of the Pseudomonas putida genome:
- a CDS encoding helix-turn-helix domain-containing protein, which produces MELKQAFGKAMRQLRKSRNLNQEDFGGHSSQTYLSQLEAGGKGPTLEMVHGLASAMNVHPLTILTQCYLFMDKDATLDSIIQRVREELSVTPSDR; this is translated from the coding sequence ATGGAACTGAAACAGGCATTTGGGAAAGCAATGAGGCAGCTCAGAAAATCCCGCAACCTTAACCAAGAAGATTTCGGTGGCCACAGCAGCCAAACCTACCTCAGTCAACTGGAAGCCGGAGGAAAAGGCCCTACCCTCGAAATGGTGCATGGGCTCGCCTCTGCCATGAATGTTCATCCTTTGACGATCTTGACCCAGTGCTACCTTTTTATGGACAAGGATGCCACTCTGGATTCAATCATTCAGCGCGTTCGTGAGGAGCTCAGCGTGACGCCATCGGACCGATGA
- a CDS encoding antitoxin Xre/MbcA/ParS toxin-binding domain-containing protein, translating into MNDSQILALCPSSPLECWSIVHRCYKGRCEQILHLATRVLGSRVLAAQWLYKPAIGLSHQVPCIIMVSRSGYQKVVTLLGRIEHGVYA; encoded by the coding sequence ATGAACGATTCTCAGATACTAGCGCTTTGCCCCAGTTCACCGCTGGAATGCTGGAGCATCGTCCACCGATGCTACAAGGGAAGGTGCGAGCAAATCCTGCACCTGGCGACGCGAGTGCTTGGCAGTCGAGTGCTCGCCGCGCAATGGCTATACAAACCAGCGATAGGGCTAAGTCATCAGGTACCTTGCATCATCATGGTAAGTCGATCGGGCTACCAGAAAGTGGTGACACTTCTAGGACGAATTGAACACGGCGTCTATGCTTAA
- a CDS encoding DUF6088 family protein, giving the protein MSIAESISNRIKRMPKGRPFVRSVFERAGSRSAVNKALSRMVLRGSLERVARGVYMRPKHSQYTGKRVRANPLSVLEAVARARGEIIQIHGAEAVRRLGLSVQMQVLPTYYTSGTTREIKIGNAVVRLRHASRQRLQQAGTPIGTALTAFWYLGENGVDEQVASKIVSSLSAEEFNRLMECKMPKWMRSALANCARNVN; this is encoded by the coding sequence GTGTCTATCGCAGAGTCTATATCGAACCGAATCAAGCGTATGCCTAAGGGAAGGCCCTTTGTTAGATCCGTATTCGAGCGAGCCGGCTCTCGCTCCGCGGTAAACAAAGCTCTTTCTCGAATGGTGCTCAGGGGTTCCCTGGAGCGCGTTGCCCGCGGCGTTTACATGCGTCCCAAGCACAGCCAATACACGGGTAAAAGGGTTCGAGCCAACCCGCTTTCTGTATTGGAAGCCGTTGCTAGGGCAAGAGGCGAGATTATCCAGATCCATGGTGCAGAAGCTGTTCGTCGACTGGGGCTGAGTGTTCAGATGCAGGTCCTGCCTACTTACTACACCAGCGGGACGACACGTGAGATCAAGATCGGTAACGCGGTTGTTAGGCTGCGCCATGCGTCTCGCCAACGACTCCAGCAAGCTGGAACGCCAATAGGGACGGCCCTGACCGCTTTTTGGTATCTCGGAGAAAATGGGGTGGATGAACAGGTCGCGAGCAAGATTGTGAGCTCGCTCAGCGCTGAAGAGTTCAACAGGCTCATGGAATGCAAAATGCCTAAGTGGATGCGCTCAGCACTGGCCAACTGCGCTCGAAATGTGAACTGA